A window from Oncorhynchus tshawytscha isolate Ot180627B unplaced genomic scaffold, Otsh_v2.0 Un_contig_2780_pilon_pilon, whole genome shotgun sequence encodes these proteins:
- the LOC112261035 gene encoding uncharacterized protein LOC112261035 has product MAPVRSCPICYKVVIGFSQHLRYVHLVRNSEERVLLCRWQSGRINVRQEPCPVSGCSTHLSRLDRHIDSHSELNRAQRRQVLEDLRRRLTMERLAVLRASTPAIPMATDLDIVETVRKEAEEEEMLCSPTEAEEEVDCKEDSCHCHAPILRLKKAVQERDEALHTRSETNKSIKEDNLKLISDLQRVRKKYQLLKRQMGIGMVKALNFQAESDTDTKQEEQDQATGSGDQREEPTVSGSSCKLIFPGSAMSVFIEGFRKTCEGPNPNYKLSENCASKVKRVTQFLNYMAKNETYQSSLIFLTDHDKIRKWVQFLQKNKAITTVNHYTLTIGAFLKYSEETPPPGCRLTVNQWRGINRLMKGISKSMRRPVSLHQVKVKDNKEGKVVSKKSLLECQSLAKAKIPQVLKTLEETRTQRNQYRFYGYLCAYFTSIYGHRPGLYKNMLVKEVEEAKCDQSGVYLINMKNLPANLREVWKEMGLRMSFSSLT; this is encoded by the exons ATGGCTCCAGTGCGCTCATGTCCAATATGCTATAAGGTTGTGATTGGCTTCAGTCAGCACCTTAGGTATGTACACCTTGTGAGGAACAGTGAGGAAAGGGTACTCCTTTGTAGGTGGCAGTCGGGCCGCATCAATGTCAGGCAGGAGCCGTGTCCAGTGTCAGGATGCTCCACACATCTTAGCAGACTAGACCGGCATATAGACTCCCACTCAGAGCTCAACAGAGCACAGAGGAGACAGGTTTTAGAGGACCTTAGGAGACGGCTGACGATGGAGAGGCTGGCGGTGTTGAGGGCATCGACCCCTGCCATCCCAATGGCGACAGATTTAGATATTGTGGAGACTGTAAGGAAAGAAGCGGAGGAGGAGGAAATGTTATGTTCACCTACAGAAGCAGAGGAGGAAGTGGACTGCAAAGAGGATTCCTGCCACTGCCATGCACCAATCCTGCgactgaaaaaagctgtgcaagagagggatgaggcacTGCATACAAGAAGTGAGACCAACAAATCCATTAAAGAGGACAACCTGAAGTTGATCTCTGATCTGCAAAGGGTGAGGAAGAAGTACCAGCTGCTGAAAAGGCAGATGGGGATTGGCATGGTGAAGGCCCTCAACTTTCAGGcagagtcagacacagacacaaagcaAGAGGAGCAGGACCAAGCTACAGGTTCaggggaccagagagaggagccTACAGTGTCCGGATCTAGCTGCAAACTGATCTTCCCGGGTTCTGCTATGA GTGTGTTTATCGAGGGATTCAGGAAGACCTGTGAGGGCCCTAATCCAAATTATAAGCTGAGTGAAAATTGTGCCTCAAAGGTCAAGAGGGTGACACAATTTTTAAACTACATGGCGAAGAATGAGACCTACCAGTCCTCTCTCATTTTCCTGACAGACCATGACAAAATAAGGAA atGGGTTCAATTCCTACAGAAGAACAAGGCAATCACCACAGTCAACCACTACACCTTGACTATTGGTGCATTTCTTAAATATTCTGAGGAGACCCCTCCACCTGGCTGCCGGTTGACCGTGAACCAATGGAGGGGGATCAACCGGTTGATGAAGGGCATTAGCAAGTCCATGAGACGACCAGTTTCCCTTCACCAGGTAAAGGTGAAGGACAACAAGGAAGGCAAGGTTGTGTCCAAAAAGAGCCTGCTGGAGTGCCAGTCTCTTGCCAAGGCAAAAATCCCTCAAGTGCTGA AAACATTGGAGGAAACAAGGACACAGAGGAATCAGTACCGGTTTTATGGGTACCTGTGTGCCTACTTTACATCCATATACGGCCACAGACCAGGCCTATATAAAAACATGTTGgtgaaagaggtggaggaggcaAAATGTGACCAGTCTGGGGTGTATCTGATCAAT ATGAAGAACCTGCCTGCCAACCTGAGGGAGGTGTGGAAGGAGATGGGTCTCCGAATGTCCTTCAGTTCACTGACCTGA